The following coding sequences lie in one Flavobacteriales bacterium genomic window:
- a CDS encoding T9SS type A sorting domain-containing protein, translating into MNKLLTFILLLSFTSVAIAQKDTLVELGYNKKLISQSYQQENLSIFKNDFSSKKALTLPFIDDFSQQHYYPDASKWENNNVYINSSYPVNPPSYGVATFDGLDSTGYPYNFLVPTAHGIADYLTSKVIDLTVVTDSVFLSFYYQPQGIGNLPQSNDSLRLDFFRKSDSTWVRKWAVPGSTLAPFKKVMVAVDTSFHNDAFQFRFVNYATLSGNVDHWHLDYVYLNDNRNHADTVLNDVAFTGDFYNMLNVFTAMPYTHYKLDSTNNMATAINVEYKNNSDTTRFVFYKYEVIEDNGNGATIETYPSGTSSQPAPFYSSLNVSQAVNDITNNDFYFPVDTAQTKVYQIKNYFTLSNGSILDFNQNNDVVYSYQVFSNYYSYDDGSAEAGYGVLGINSKLANQFSIKMNDTLIALDIYFNPVTYNLSAKTFKLKIWSSLNPEIVLYEQVGYYNPIYSFTNEFLKYNLDYPIYLPAGTYYFGYENITEDYLTVGYDLNNNNRTKIYKNVVGVWENSSYDGTLMIHPVFKYLDAIVSVNENIVNDSKINIYPNPSSGKIYFNNTSIQYEIHVFDMYGKIVFELPKGNHKDIDLSNLPNGVYLIKLSNENQSQIDKIIIYK; encoded by the coding sequence ATGAATAAACTCTTAACCTTTATACTATTATTATCGTTTACTTCTGTTGCAATAGCACAAAAGGACACCTTGGTAGAGTTAGGTTATAACAAAAAACTAATCTCTCAATCTTATCAGCAAGAAAATTTATCCATTTTTAAAAATGATTTTAGCTCTAAAAAAGCTTTAACCCTTCCTTTCATTGATGATTTTTCACAACAACATTATTATCCAGATGCATCAAAATGGGAAAATAACAATGTTTATATAAATTCTAGTTACCCCGTTAATCCTCCATCCTATGGTGTTGCTACTTTTGATGGTTTGGACTCCACTGGTTATCCTTACAATTTCTTAGTGCCAACTGCTCATGGTATTGCTGATTATTTAACTTCAAAAGTTATTGACTTAACCGTAGTTACCGATAGTGTTTTTTTAAGCTTCTATTATCAACCACAAGGGATTGGGAATTTGCCTCAATCAAACGATAGTTTACGTTTAGACTTTTTTAGAAAGTCAGACAGTACTTGGGTAAGAAAATGGGCTGTACCAGGTTCTACTCTTGCTCCATTTAAAAAAGTAATGGTGGCTGTCGACACTTCATTCCATAACGATGCATTCCAATTTAGATTTGTAAATTATGCAACTCTTTCTGGAAATGTTGATCACTGGCATCTGGATTACGTTTATTTAAACGATAATAGAAACCATGCTGATACTGTATTAAATGATGTTGCTTTTACTGGTGATTTTTATAACATGTTAAATGTGTTTACAGCAATGCCCTATACCCATTATAAATTAGATTCGACTAATAATATGGCCACCGCAATTAATGTAGAGTACAAAAATAATTCTGATACTACAAGGTTTGTTTTTTATAAATATGAAGTTATAGAAGACAATGGTAATGGCGCAACTATAGAAACTTATCCTTCTGGTACCTCAAGCCAGCCTGCCCCATTTTACTCTAGTCTCAATGTTAGTCAAGCAGTAAATGATATAACGAATAATGATTTTTATTTCCCAGTTGATACTGCTCAAACAAAGGTATATCAAATAAAAAACTATTTTACTTTAAGTAATGGAAGTATTTTAGACTTTAATCAGAATAACGATGTTGTATACTCTTATCAGGTTTTCAGCAATTATTACTCTTACGATGATGGTAGTGCAGAAGCCGGTTACGGTGTTTTAGGTATTAATTCTAAATTAGCCAATCAGTTTAGCATCAAAATGAATGATACTTTAATTGCTTTAGATATCTATTTTAATCCAGTAACGTACAACCTCAGTGCAAAAACATTTAAGTTAAAAATATGGTCAAGCTTAAATCCAGAAATTGTACTTTACGAACAAGTTGGATATTACAATCCTATTTATTCTTTTACAAATGAGTTTCTTAAATATAACTTAGACTACCCTATATACCTTCCTGCCGGCACATATTATTTTGGATATGAAAATATTACAGAAGACTATTTAACTGTTGGTTACGATTTAAATAATAATAATCGTACAAAAATTTATAAAAATGTTGTTGGAGTTTGGGAGAATTCTAGTTATGATGGTACGTTAATGATTCATCCAGTTTTTAAATACCTGGATGCTATTGTTAGTGTTAATGAGAATATTGTTAATGATAGTAAGATTAATATTTACCCTAATCCTAGTTCTGGAAAAATATACTTTAATAATACTTCCATCCAATACGAAATACACGTTTTTGATATGTATGGAAAAATTGTTTTTGAATTACCTAAAGGCAACCATAAAGATATTGATTTATCAAACCTCCCTAATGGCGTTTATTTGATAAAACTTTCAAACGAGAATCAATCTCAAATTGATAAAATAATAATCTACAAATAA
- the mtaB gene encoding tRNA (N(6)-L-threonylcarbamoyladenosine(37)-C(2))-methylthiotransferase MtaB, translated as MISNKKVSLYTLGCKLNFSETSSIARMFEEEGFARVEFNETPDVYVINTCSVTENADKKCKQLVNKALKVNPDAFIAIIGCYAQLKPEEIAKIYGVDLVLGASEKFKIVEHFSAIQKEGKAVIHASKIKEVNEFVPSYSKGDRTRSFLKIQDGCDYFCTFCTIPLARGKSRNDSIEETLKVAKEVAKTDVHEVVLTGVNIGDFGQGDDENFFELIIQLDTIEGIERFRISSIEPNLLTNEIITFVSQSNKFMPHFHIPLQSGSNKILTLMRRKYMKELYVDRVTKIKQLMPNACIGVDVIVGFPGETEEDFLETYQFLNELPVSYLHVFTYSERQNTTANKMTEVVPKQERSKRSKMLHILSEKKRRQFYSEHIGATYNVLFESENNDGFLNGFTENYIKVKVPYNALLENTIQTMKLSHVDAEGVVEGELINLKNRAAINTIN; from the coding sequence ATGATTTCGAATAAAAAAGTATCATTATATACCTTAGGCTGTAAACTTAACTTTTCAGAAACATCTTCTATTGCTCGAATGTTTGAGGAAGAAGGTTTTGCAAGGGTTGAATTTAATGAAACTCCAGATGTTTATGTCATTAACACATGTTCGGTTACCGAAAACGCTGATAAAAAATGTAAGCAACTGGTAAATAAAGCTTTAAAAGTGAATCCTGATGCATTTATTGCTATTATAGGATGTTATGCGCAACTTAAACCAGAAGAAATTGCTAAAATTTATGGTGTTGATTTGGTTTTAGGTGCATCCGAAAAATTTAAAATTGTAGAACATTTTTCTGCTATTCAAAAAGAAGGAAAAGCTGTAATTCATGCTTCAAAAATTAAAGAAGTAAATGAGTTTGTTCCATCATACTCTAAAGGTGATAGAACTCGTTCGTTTTTAAAAATCCAAGATGGGTGTGATTATTTTTGCACTTTTTGTACCATTCCATTAGCTCGAGGAAAAAGTAGAAACGATAGTATTGAAGAAACACTAAAGGTAGCCAAAGAAGTCGCAAAAACAGATGTTCACGAGGTAGTGTTGACAGGCGTTAATATTGGTGATTTTGGACAAGGTGATGATGAAAATTTCTTTGAATTGATAATACAGTTAGATACGATTGAAGGTATTGAACGCTTTAGAATTTCATCGATTGAACCAAATTTACTCACCAATGAGATTATTACCTTTGTAAGTCAATCTAACAAGTTTATGCCTCATTTTCATATCCCACTTCAATCGGGGTCGAACAAAATTTTAACCCTGATGCGTAGAAAATATATGAAAGAACTGTATGTGGACAGGGTTACTAAAATTAAACAATTAATGCCAAACGCTTGCATAGGAGTTGATGTAATAGTTGGTTTTCCAGGTGAAACTGAAGAAGATTTTTTAGAAACTTATCAGTTTTTGAACGAATTGCCTGTTTCCTATTTACATGTGTTTACCTATTCTGAACGACAAAATACTACTGCAAATAAAATGACTGAAGTTGTTCCAAAACAAGAGCGGAGTAAACGAAGCAAAATGCTTCATATTTTATCAGAAAAAAAACGTCGACAGTTTTACTCAGAACATATTGGAGCAACATACAATGTTTTGTTCGAAAGTGAAAACAATGATGGCTTTTTGAATGGATTTACCGAGAATTACATTAAAGTTAAAGTACCTTACAATGCTTTATTAGAAAATACAATTCAAACCATGAAACTTTCTCATGTTGATGCTGAAGGAGTTGTTGAAGGAGAGTTGATTAATTTGAAAAACAGAGCAGCTATCAAT
- a CDS encoding PASTA domain-containing protein, whose amino-acid sequence MLKFLFSKQFLIQVVLAIVVVSISIWLLLKYIDGYTHNGQTITVPSLNGMTISEVEAMLADKNLKFEILDSVYVEKAEKGVVLDQSPEGNDLVKENRTIYVTVSKIIPPKISLPDVVDMSQRLAVAKLESYGLKIGRLDYIPSECLNCVVKMSVKGKQVFPEDQIAKGSTINLTLGSGTSSEQVLVPYLINLSREEAISTLQQSFLNIGAEIFEDCKTKADSTSAKVYKQSPNRSAGNVINMGSSVDVWLTNDASKINYNPPVLTDSLNLQ is encoded by the coding sequence ATGTTAAAATTTTTATTCAGTAAACAGTTTTTAATTCAAGTGGTTTTAGCCATTGTAGTAGTTTCAATATCTATTTGGTTATTGTTAAAATATATTGATGGCTACACGCATAATGGACAAACCATAACTGTTCCATCATTAAATGGTATGACTATTTCAGAAGTTGAAGCAATGTTGGCTGATAAAAATTTAAAATTCGAAATTTTAGACTCTGTTTACGTCGAAAAAGCTGAAAAAGGCGTTGTTTTAGACCAATCACCAGAAGGAAACGATTTGGTTAAAGAAAACAGAACCATTTATGTGACGGTTTCAAAAATTATTCCACCTAAAATTAGCTTGCCCGATGTTGTAGATATGTCGCAACGATTAGCTGTTGCTAAACTTGAAAGCTATGGTTTGAAAATTGGAAGGTTAGATTACATTCCTTCTGAATGTTTAAACTGTGTTGTAAAAATGAGTGTAAAAGGAAAACAAGTTTTTCCTGAAGACCAAATTGCAAAAGGCTCCACCATTAACCTAACTTTAGGTAGTGGAACAAGTAGCGAACAAGTTTTAGTTCCTTACTTAATTAACCTATCTAGAGAAGAAGCCATTTCTACATTACAACAATCTTTTTTAAATATTGGAGCAGAAATTTTCGAGGATTGTAAAACTAAAGCAGATTCAACTTCAGCTAAAGTTTACAAACAATCACCAAATAGAAGTGCTGGAAACGTAATTAATATGGGTTCTTCTGTTGATGTTTGGTTAACGAATGACGCTTCTAAAATCAACTATAATCCTCCAGTATTAACTGATTCACTAAATTTACAATAA